DNA from Sulfolobus islandicus Y.N.15.51:
CTTAATCCTAATATAGTAGTCTAGTGCTCTATCATCAACCTTTACATTATACTTCTTTAGCTCTTCTTTTACTGCATTCCTTAAATCAGTGAGGCTTTGAATTTTTTTATTTTGACTTTCACTAAGTTGAACGGGTACCCGTTCAACTTTCGTCTCTTTAGGATTATTTTCACTATTTTGGTTCTTTTTTAATATCTTAGTCTTCTCTTCTACTGCTTTCTCTATTAACGCTAGGGCTTGAGCTTTACTCAGTTGCCTCTGTGTTAAATTTGTAGATACTAATAGATCGTATTCATCAGCTCTGTCAGTCGTTTCATATACCGCAACTGGAACCTTTTTTATTCCTAATTCCTTAGCTATCTTCAGCCTAGTGTATCCGTTAATTAACTCGTAGTTTTGATTAACGATAAGCGGTACCTTTATTCCATTTTTAGCTATATCTTCTTTGATTTTATCATACATGTTATTTTCAGGGATGAAGGTTCTGAATTCATCAACTTCCTTAATTTCTTCGATAGAAATTTCTTTGTACTCTTTCAGCTTACTCATTGAACCACCTCAATCAATTTTCTAATTTTTTCAAGTTCTGTCGTTGCTAAATGTCTCCCTTTATCCGTTAAGACGTAATAGATTTCTTCACCTTCTTGTTCCTTTATTACATATCCCTCTGCTAATAACCACCTAATATTCTGTATTACGGTCTGGTATGGGATTTGTGTACTTTCGGCTATTTCACTTGCTTTTGCCTTACCTACCTTTAGGAGGTAAATAACGATATATGCCCTGGGAGTTAGGAAGATGTATTTATCTGTGGATATTTTTCCCATGTTTGCTCTATGTTAATCATAGAGCATAATAATATTTAAATCTTCTCTTTACATATCGCATAAACCATAGATTACTCTTTTCATTGTATGTATAACATCAACCATATGAAAGAAAATTATCGCGTTCTCAGTGAGACCGAGCAGTATATCCTATTATATTTAATTAGTATAAAGGAAGGGGTGGCGGTAAAGGAAATTTATGAGGAAATGAAACTAAGTCCTAACGCTGTTACCCAAGCTGTTAATAAACTATTAAATGAGGGACTTTTAACAGAGAAAAGGGAGGAAGTATTCCCTAGAAGAAGATTAATATATTTAAGTGAGAAAGGGAGGAAAATAGCTCAATTACTTCTTCAGATGCAGGAAATTATAAAGGTAAATCAATAGCGTGTTAAGTGGAAAGTATTAAAGTGAGAGTTGAAGAATATTAGATTAGTGAAAAGAGATGGCTAAAGTTGAGGAAGGAGAAATAATTCTAGATACTGAGGAGGAAGTTAACAACTTAATTGAGGCTATAAGGAAAGAGAAGGTTGATGAAGAATTAATTAAAAAAGCGTTATTGTTAAGCAAGAAAAGCCTTGTATCTAACCTCTAACACGTTTTTATATAATGAGTAAAAGTAATTCGCACCTCCGCTCTTATCTTCATAAATTAGCTGGAAACCGAGTTTTTCATAAAATTCCTTAGCTGTCTTTGTATAAACTAAAATTCCTATACAACTATTATTAATACAATAGCCTAACGAATAGGGAATTATGAAATTCTTAACAAAAACACTCCCTACCCCTTTGCCTTGATATCTTTTATCTATACCTAGCTGTCCTAAAAGGATTACGGGTAGTTTCTTGAAACTTATATTGAACTCATGAGGTAAACCTCTTCTGTTAAACTCCTCCTTCATTACCTCCCTAATCTTACCTATAAAACCTTCAGCGAACGCATAAGAATAACTGGAAAATGAAACAAAGCCCGCCAAATCATTATCACAAATTAGTAGAAAAGTATGGTTTATTCCAGCTAGATAATGCCCTACAGCAAGCCTTCTTATAAACTCGTTTTGTTCCTTCTCTCCACAATCAAAACTACCTAACCTATTTATGAAAGATGAGTGAATAGTATAAACATAACAATTGCCTAAAGGAGTAGAAATAGTATCGAAAGGTTGAATATTAGTACTCAACTCCTTATCGATATAAGATAGTCAATTCGACAGATAAAAATTACTTCCAATGCTATAACTTTGCCCTTATATTATGCTCTATTGTTTATGTAAAGCATAAAGTTTATATACTATCTATGCTTTATGATTAACATAGAGCAAACATGATTTCCACACAAACCCCCAAAAATCCGATTAAAAGGTTAGATGTTTTTTACGTATTATCTGAAGGTGTAGTAGTAGCTGGAGACGTAGAGAGTAAGAGTAGGAAGGGATTATTGCATTATACTAGGATTGTTCTGGATCCTCTAACAATGAAGATTACTAAGGCTTCCTGCGACTGCGAGGGTTATACTTTCAGGCACAATTGCTGGCACATCAAGACTTTAGAGCAGATGATTAAGGAGGACAGGGAGTTAAGGGAAAGGATAGAGAAGGCAAGGCAGGAAATGATGCAAATAGAAGAAGACATAGCAAGCTGGGGATGAGCTATGAGTGAGGTACTGCAGACTCAGAGAAACTTAGAAGAGTTAGTAAAGCTATTGAGGATATACTTTCAACTTGATGAGATTCTCAGTTTCGCAATGGAAGAGTTAGGAGGCGATGAAATAGTAGTTGAAATATCAGCAGTTAAGGACAGAGTTAGAAAAGTGATTGAGAGAATGATAAGTTAGAATTTTTCTTATTAAACTAGGGAGTTTATTCTAATTTTTCTAACTATTTGTGCTACATGGGTTTTTAAAACGGCTCTTTTTGAGAGCATGAGTTTCCTTAACTTATTCAAAAAACCAAGTCAGCAAGCAGTAAAGAAGGATAAAACTAAATACTACAAGCTGGAAGGGATCCCGTTCTTCCTTCTAGCGCCAGAAGATAGAGATATGAAAATGAAGGAATTAAGTGCTCTTTTAAGTCAAGCTGAAAAGGGCTATATTTACATCAGTCGTAAGCCAGATACCTACGAGTTTGAGGGGACTAAGTTCCCTATTATTACGTCTTCTTTCAATTTGATAACAGAGAAAGAACTAGACTTAGAGACAGCCGAACCTCCGCAGAGGCCTAAGATTGTTAAAGAATATGCAAAATATTTACAAACTACAGAGGGTTACGCTAGAGTTCTGGTTAGTTATGCATACTCGACTAAAATTTACGAAGGTGCGCTTGGCAGAATAGACTTCAAATCTTTACGCCCTGAGCTCTTTGAGTTAGTTGTTCAGTTCCAGAAAATTTCACCACTTTCTGTAAGAAATTACCTCAACAGCCTAGAAGTGAAGAAACAGAAGATGGCCAGGTATGCCTCTTCATCAGTTCAAGTTGAGGAAATGTTGGTAAGAGGGGCTCAATTGAAGAAAGACCTTGATGAGGAGGCTGCAGATCCCCTCAAGTTCAGATTCGTATTCATTATACACAGTAAGACAGTTCAAGAACTTGAATCTTTGACAAGAGAACTCACTCAAACTGCCCAGGAAAATGGTATACTATTAGATGTTCCTTGTTGTGCTCAAAAGGAGTTATATAGTTTTGAAGGGAGCGTAGGTTACAGAATAAGCAGTAACATCAGTCTTAGCAAGTTCTATCCGATCATAGGTTTTAGTCTAATTGAGCCTGGCGGGATATTTCTAGGTACCGATGACAAAGGTGCTCCAATTGCTATCAATCCCTACTTGTCGGTCAACGGGCGCCAGAACCCACATTGGGCCATCACTGGTACAACCGGTGCAGGTAAAACAACAACTGGCGCTGTTCTCATTGATAGACTGAGAAAAGCTCACGACGATGTTTACGTAATAGTCATAGACCCTATGAGTAACTATAACAGATTCTTTGAAAATGAAGCAGATCTTAACATCGTTTTCGGAGATAATGATTATTTAGGATTGGATCCTGTTAGTTTAGCTAACGAAGGAGTAGTAAGCTCTGGTGACATTGCTGATTTCTTAATAGAATCATATGGAATTCCAGCTGAGCTTCGAGGCATTTTAGTAAGCCAGCTCGAGCAAAATAAATCGTTAAAAGAGCTCATGGACAATTTAGAAGACTTAGCAAGCAAGAAATTTGCTACTGAATACAGAAAATTAGAGAACTTCCTATTGAATATGACAACGGGTTCTGATAAGTATGTCTTTCAAGGATCTCCGCCTAGTCTAAAGAATAAGAAATTCGTCATTTTGGGATTGAAAACTGAGGACACTAGGAAGAAGCGTTTGGCAGCAACTATGCTAATGCTTTATGCATATTCACTAATTAATAAACTCCCCAAGGATGTCGAGAAATTAATCCTCATCGACGAAGCCCACTTCCTCTTCGAGTATCAGTCAGTAGCTAAGATCATTGCGATCATTTACCGAACAGCCAGGGCTTTACGGACTTCAATGATCACTATGACACAACTGATACAACATTATAATATGAACAACTATAGTAGAGAAGCCTGGCAATTGGCTAACAACAAACTAATATTAAAACAAGAGAAGGAGGCAAAAGACGACCTAGTTAATTTAGCTCATCTTTCTGAAGAAGAGATTGACTATATCCTGAAATCTTCACGTGGAAGGGGAATTCTGAGGACTGGCGCAATTACTACACACATTCAAATCCAACTCACTGACGAAGAAAAAGAACATTGGAGGACTGAGTGAAATGAGCTTAGTTCAGCTCATTGAAAAAGCTGCGAAGAAATATAATATCAAAATAAATTCTCTCCCTAATGGTGTGATAATTCTTGTAAAAAATGACATAGGCTATGTGCAAATAGCTGCAGTTAGAAATGTTTACTATGTCAGATACTTAACGAAAAATGAAGCGTATATTATACGTAACTTAAACGAAAAGATCATAGAGCTTATACTGGAAGAAAAGTTAGAAGAAACTGAAGCTATCAAAATCCCTGATGTTTAATAAAAGTAAAGTTCTTTCAATTTCTTTCATTCTCTCTTCTTCAAATAATTTTTCTTTCAATTTCTGGTCAGATAAATACTTTAGTAATATCTTCTTTCTCGTCTCAGCTTTTCCATACATAATCCCTTTCTTTTTCAACAACTCATATATTCTCAATGCCTCTTCCTTGTCACCACTATATTCATATATATAATGTATAATAGGATCCTCCCTAACCACGTGCCTCAGAAGTTTCTTCTTCTGCCTAATCGCGTGTCTGCCTAGTCCTTTCATTTTTAAGAATTTGATATAGTCTCTGGTTACCACTTTTCCTTCTCTTTCTAGAATATATTCGTAAATCGCTAAGTAAAAAGACGCGTCCAATTTTTTCTCATCAATCTTTTGCAAAATTTTATAGAACATCTCTTTCTCTTTTTCTGTCATAACGCTCTGAAGATAATTCAGTACTATTTTCTTCATATCTTTGATTTCTTTCTCAGTTTCTCTCTTTTGAGAACTTGCTCTTTCGTAATACTCTAGATTTGAATAATCTTGATATGTATAATTATCAAAGTCTACTACTTCTCCCGTACACGAGTCCACCAGAAACCCTTCGCTGTTCCTTACTTTGTAGCACTCTTGCATCAGAAAATAGAAGTATTTTAAAAGCCTGTAAGGATTTTGATGGGGAAATCAGTATTACCAGTAAACTCCCCAGTTTACTAAGAAAAAAGACTTAACTTACCCAAACTGTCCCGTTCCAGATCGCTATTATTTCTGTTTTGACTGCTGCAGTGTATTGAAATGTAGCATAGAATATGTTAGGTATGTAATTCGCTGACGTGAAGCATAGAGTTTCATGTAAATATGGAATATGTTGTCCAGTAGTATTAAGATAGAAGTAAGTCGTCTCATTGTTAAGTGGATTAAAATAGTAGTATATGTTGCCAAACGGGACTTTATTGAACCCACTGTAATATAATGCATTGTAAATATCGACAAGATATATTTCATAATTTCCAGTGATATTCATAAATATTGTATTATTGTAAATCTGTGGGATTCTGCTTATGTTAAAGAACATTATCTGATAGTTGAAATATTGCAATTTAGGCCATGCAGACAAATTTAGGATATTAGCAGTTACTAAGCTCCAGTTCTCGTAGAAAGATTCAAGCTCTAGAAGATTAGTAAAAACAGAAGATGTAGTATTGAAAGTATACATAACAAATTGTGATGCGAGAACGAAATACTCAAACTTCCAATATTGAAAGTCTGTTTTATTAATTGTTTTCATGATATAATTATACAATGTGTGTGCTAACGTAGCGTTTTGCTCTAAATAGAACCACGAAATCGCTGCAGACTTGCTATAAATCATTTTTTGAGAGATCCAGTAAGGAGGCTGTACTGTATTATCCTGAACGTTGAAAGTAAGATAGTAGTTTATTGTGTTCCAGTCTTGTTGTGTGTTTAATAGTGGAATAATTTCTATATTACCAGCGTGCCAAATTCTTTCAATAGTATAATTTGCTATCTGTATGTGATCGTAAGTAACTATCGTAGTACTATTCGCAATCGGATCTGAGCTCCACGTAGTATACGTAAAGTAAGCTGTAATATTTCTAGAATTGTAGATTTTATTATTAATAAGTGTCTGTGGATCTGAACCGTTGTAGACTATTACCATTATTGGTAATGTCACGTTATACTCATACCAGTTGAAATTATAACTTGTAGTAGATAAATAAGGCCCTGTAGGGTAGTATATATAATAAATATATGTTGTATTATTAACAGTACGTTGATAATGTTTATATCCAGCTCCAGCACTTATACTATAGCTTCCATAAACTTCTTGTGTACTTTCTGGAGGTACTGTAATCGTTCCATAGATGTAATTAGGCCCATATTCCCCTCCATACCAATAGAAAGTTGTCGCGAAACTCTGAGAATTTATCAGCTGATTATTTGCATACAGATAGGCTGTACCCCAAACTTTCATCGCGTAATACTCATAAACATAAGTAACGTTACCTTGATTGTGCGTATATTTATTATATAAATATGTATATTCGTTATATTGAACGTTTACGCTAGTTTTTACAGAAGTTTCATTAATTATTTTGTAAACTGGGGGGTTTACTGAAATTAGATCTGACGGAGGATAGCTCCAGCCAGACTGAAATCCATTAGGCGCCTCGAGTGTTTTCCCATATTTTACTATTATATCCCATTTTGAATAGTTTTCTGTATCATTTTCATTTAATGGGAACGGCTGGAGTGAAGTATTCTTATAATTGGTAATATTGACATAGGCACTGCTAGCTATAGATAATAGAGCACCGTATGGCCCTGGAGCAATTTCACTTGCGTTTCTAGCCAATGCATCAAATAAGAGATTTAACATATTGTTGTCAGGCTTTGAGAAGTTGAATAAGATATATGCTTCTGGAGAAATATTGTAATAAGGTGCTGGTAGATTACTGTAGCTTCCCCTAACATATTGTAGATCTTGTAACGAAGGGCTTAATGTTACTGTTTTATTATAAATGTACTTAGGCCCTGGGACGCTGTAAGACCCAGAACTTCCTCCTCCACTTCCTATTTGTATTGAAGAAT
Protein-coding regions in this window:
- a CDS encoding SWIM zinc finger family protein, with the translated sequence MISTQTPKNPIKRLDVFYVLSEGVVVAGDVESKSRKGLLHYTRIVLDPLTMKITKASCDCEGYTFRHNCWHIKTLEQMIKEDRELRERIEKARQEMMQIEEDIASWG
- a CDS encoding winged helix-turn-helix domain-containing protein, translated to MGKISTDKYIFLTPRAYIVIYLLKVGKAKASEIAESTQIPYQTVIQNIRWLLAEGYVIKEQEGEEIYYVLTDKGRHLATTELEKIRKLIEVVQ
- a CDS encoding VirB4 family type IV secretion system protein; its protein translation is MSFLNLFKKPSQQAVKKDKTKYYKLEGIPFFLLAPEDRDMKMKELSALLSQAEKGYIYISRKPDTYEFEGTKFPIITSSFNLITEKELDLETAEPPQRPKIVKEYAKYLQTTEGYARVLVSYAYSTKIYEGALGRIDFKSLRPELFELVVQFQKISPLSVRNYLNSLEVKKQKMARYASSSVQVEEMLVRGAQLKKDLDEEAADPLKFRFVFIIHSKTVQELESLTRELTQTAQENGILLDVPCCAQKELYSFEGSVGYRISSNISLSKFYPIIGFSLIEPGGIFLGTDDKGAPIAINPYLSVNGRQNPHWAITGTTGAGKTTTGAVLIDRLRKAHDDVYVIVIDPMSNYNRFFENEADLNIVFGDNDYLGLDPVSLANEGVVSSGDIADFLIESYGIPAELRGILVSQLEQNKSLKELMDNLEDLASKKFATEYRKLENFLLNMTTGSDKYVFQGSPPSLKNKKFVILGLKTEDTRKKRLAATMLMLYAYSLINKLPKDVEKLILIDEAHFLFEYQSVAKIIAIIYRTARALRTSMITMTQLIQHYNMNNYSREAWQLANNKLILKQEKEAKDDLVNLAHLSEEEIDYILKSSRGRGILRTGAITTHIQIQLTDEEKEHWRTE
- a CDS encoding GNAT family N-acetyltransferase, with the translated sequence MSTNIQPFDTISTPLGNCYVYTIHSSFINRLGSFDCGEKEQNEFIRRLAVGHYLAGINHTFLLICDNDLAGFVSFSSYSYAFAEGFIGKIREVMKEEFNRRGLPHEFNISFKKLPVILLGQLGIDKRYQGKGVGSVFVKNFIIPYSLGYCINNSCIGILVYTKTAKEFYEKLGFQLIYEDKSGGANYFYSLYKNVLEVRYKAFLA
- a CDS encoding MarR family transcriptional regulator — protein: MKENYRVLSETEQYILLYLISIKEGVAVKEIYEEMKLSPNAVTQAVNKLLNEGLLTEKREEVFPRRRLIYLSEKGRKIAQLLLQMQEIIKVNQ